The following are from one region of the Phormidium sp. PBR-2020 genome:
- the hpsE gene encoding hormogonium polysaccharide biosynthesis glycosyltransferase HpsE, with amino-acid sequence MDFTVAIRTYNGEARIGEILQRLKSQTQTDGIEWEIVVVDNNSSDQTATIIQSHQEHWPSHSQLHYFFEAKQGASYARARCIKEAQSELIGFLDDDNYPAEDWVFEAYQFAESYPKAGAYSGQIHGDYEVEPPPNFKRIANFIPIIERGKKPLCYTSYKYARKKVYPPGAGLVIRKQAWLDSVPQKLVLQGPVGTSLNTKGEDIEALSYLAMAGWEIWYNPKMHIYHQIPARRFERDYLIEFFKGVGLSRHRTRMLNYKPWQKPWFTVAYFVNDCRKLLRHAWQYRDVLEDDVVAAAELQFFKSCLVSPLFIWKMLYVSRDKRSKP; translated from the coding sequence ATGGATTTTACGGTAGCGATTCGCACCTACAATGGTGAGGCACGAATTGGGGAGATATTACAACGTCTTAAATCCCAAACTCAAACAGATGGAATTGAGTGGGAAATTGTAGTGGTTGATAATAATAGCAGTGACCAAACCGCCACAATTATTCAATCTCATCAAGAACACTGGCCCTCCCACTCGCAGCTTCATTACTTTTTTGAAGCCAAACAAGGAGCATCCTACGCTCGCGCCCGTTGCATCAAAGAAGCTCAGAGTGAGTTAATTGGCTTTCTCGACGATGATAATTACCCGGCTGAAGACTGGGTTTTTGAAGCCTATCAATTTGCTGAAAGCTATCCTAAGGCTGGAGCCTATAGTGGTCAAATTCATGGGGACTATGAAGTAGAACCTCCGCCAAACTTTAAACGTATTGCTAATTTTATTCCTATCATTGAACGAGGTAAAAAGCCTCTATGTTATACCTCGTATAAATATGCCCGTAAAAAGGTTTATCCTCCGGGGGCTGGCTTAGTCATTCGTAAACAAGCTTGGCTCGACAGCGTTCCCCAAAAATTAGTGTTACAAGGCCCTGTGGGAACCTCCTTAAACACCAAAGGGGAGGATATTGAAGCCCTCTCCTATCTAGCGATGGCAGGTTGGGAAATTTGGTATAATCCCAAGATGCACATCTATCATCAAATTCCCGCCCGTCGTTTTGAGCGAGATTATCTCATTGAGTTTTTTAAGGGGGTGGGGTTGAGTCGTCACCGAACGCGAATGTTGAATTATAAGCCTTGGCAAAAACCCTGGTTTACGGTGGCATATTTTGTCAATGATTGTCGGAAGCTGTTACGTCATGCGTGGCAGTATCGGGATGTGTTAGAGGATGATGTGGTTGCCGCTGCCGAGTTACAGTTTTTCAAAAGTTGCTTAGTTAGCCCTTTGTTTATTTGGAAAATGCTCTATGTCAGTCGAGATAAACGCTCAAAACCCTAA
- a CDS encoding PAS domain S-box protein, whose translation MPNFQWTSSGGESTHPNLSSEEELGSAMLPSSDDNPSPVLQTTRDGVIRYRNRASEPLLRCWGCGLGDRLRGPLLGAIAPMSAPTDRREMTCRAGSRDYQFKLVPVASGRLVNFYGWDITGQRQVEQTLQGVSQKLSYILGQRQARPRSNSQELQLKIWECLSVQQHLREQQRQLNAIFREAGIGIALLDGQGRILRTNPALQRMLERPEEALQGTDLLEAITLQDALDAPLAEAEAAIQTAIAQRTSLAGKLEVCCQNQNGVSFWISLGLSVIQVVGAEPHCFVVLIEDISEGKLSRDALQLTQFAIDAAADIVLWILPSGQFAYANEAAARALGYDTQMLLGRSFQDIAPDFATANWDEFWQSMQQQRSFAFETRLQRGNGEIFPVDLTVNGIEFNHHQYICAFARDITERKQTEEALRMAQERSERLLLNIFPASVAKQLKQQAQDEGQMGAAIAQRFEDVTVLFADIVGFTNLCSRCAPSDLVHILNDIFSTFDRLTQERGLEKIKTIGDAYMAVGGLPEPQEDNAEAVAELGLAMMNEAARFSAQSGEPIILRVGLATGPVVAGVIGLNKFSYDLWGDTVNLASRMESLGVPGCIQVTQETYQRLRHRYVFEKRGKLQVKGKGETIAYLLKERR comes from the coding sequence ATGCCCAATTTTCAGTGGACATCTTCTGGGGGCGAGTCGACACACCCAAACCTATCCTCCGAGGAGGAGTTGGGGTCTGCGATGCTACCCTCTAGCGACGATAATCCTTCTCCAGTCTTGCAAACGACCCGTGATGGGGTCATTCGCTATCGCAACCGAGCGAGTGAGCCGTTGCTTCGATGTTGGGGCTGTGGCCTGGGCGATCGCCTCAGAGGACCGTTGTTAGGGGCGATCGCCCCTATGAGTGCCCCCACAGACCGGCGAGAGATGACCTGTCGCGCCGGGTCCCGTGATTATCAGTTTAAGTTGGTACCGGTGGCGTCGGGGCGGTTGGTGAATTTCTATGGTTGGGATATCACGGGCCAGCGTCAGGTGGAACAGACCCTTCAGGGGGTCAGTCAGAAACTGTCTTATATTTTGGGTCAACGTCAGGCTCGCCCTCGCAGCAATAGCCAAGAGCTTCAGTTAAAGATTTGGGAATGTCTCTCGGTTCAACAACATCTACGGGAACAACAACGTCAACTCAATGCGATTTTCCGGGAGGCGGGGATTGGCATTGCGCTACTGGATGGGCAAGGACGAATTTTGCGCACGAATCCCGCGTTGCAGAGGATGTTGGAACGGCCCGAAGAGGCGTTACAGGGGACGGATTTGTTAGAGGCGATTACCCTTCAGGATGCTCTCGATGCTCCCCTAGCTGAGGCGGAGGCGGCGATTCAAACGGCGATCGCCCAACGAACCTCGTTAGCAGGGAAACTAGAAGTCTGCTGTCAGAATCAAAATGGGGTCAGTTTCTGGATTAGTTTAGGCTTATCGGTGATTCAGGTAGTCGGGGCCGAGCCTCACTGTTTTGTAGTCCTGATTGAGGATATTAGTGAGGGCAAACTCTCTCGGGATGCTCTGCAATTGACCCAGTTTGCCATTGATGCGGCGGCGGATATTGTTCTGTGGATTCTTCCCTCGGGGCAGTTTGCCTATGCCAATGAAGCCGCTGCTCGGGCCTTGGGTTATGATACTCAGATGTTACTGGGGCGATCGTTTCAGGACATTGCTCCTGATTTTGCTACGGCGAACTGGGATGAGTTTTGGCAGAGTATGCAGCAACAACGGTCTTTTGCCTTTGAAACCCGACTGCAACGAGGCAATGGCGAGATTTTCCCGGTGGATTTGACGGTGAATGGCATTGAGTTTAATCACCATCAATATATTTGTGCCTTTGCGCGGGATATTACGGAACGCAAACAAACCGAAGAAGCGCTGCGGATGGCTCAGGAACGCTCGGAACGGCTATTACTCAATATTTTCCCGGCTTCGGTGGCCAAGCAGTTAAAACAGCAGGCTCAGGATGAGGGACAGATGGGAGCGGCGATCGCCCAACGCTTCGAAGATGTCACGGTTCTGTTTGCCGATATTGTCGGCTTCACCAATCTCTGTTCCCGATGTGCGCCCTCGGATTTGGTGCATATTCTCAATGATATTTTCTCGACCTTTGATCGTCTCACTCAAGAACGGGGCCTGGAAAAGATTAAAACCATTGGTGATGCCTATATGGCGGTGGGTGGACTCCCGGAACCCCAGGAGGATAACGCCGAAGCTGTGGCCGAACTCGGTTTAGCGATGATGAATGAGGCGGCCCGCTTCTCCGCCCAGAGTGGGGAACCGATTATTTTACGGGTGGGATTGGCGACAGGGCCCGTGGTGGCTGGGGTGATTGGCTTGAACAAGTTTAGTTACGACTTATGGGGGGATACGGTGAATTTAGCCAGTCGGATGGAATCCCTGGGGGTTCCTGGCTGTATTCAAGTCACTCAAGAGACCTACCAACGTTTACGCCATCGCTATGTGTTTGAAAAACGGGGCAAACTTCAGGTGAAGGGAAAAGGGGAAACCATTGCCTATTTACTCAAAGAACGTCGCTGA
- the msrA gene encoding peptide-methionine (S)-S-oxide reductase MsrA: MLFGFKKKLTLPNANEALPGRQASMPVPKQHFVLKTALTPPYPEGMELALFGLGCFWGAERCFWQLDGVYSTAVGYAAGITPNPTYQEVCSGQTGHNEVVRVVYDPKQVSYETLLRRFWESHNPTQGMRQGNDVGTQYRSGIYVYSPEQRQLAETSRQRYQQALKEAGYGEITTEIIEAPEFYYAEEYHQQYLAKNPNGYCGLGGTNVSCPVGLQQTA; the protein is encoded by the coding sequence ATGTTATTCGGATTTAAAAAAAAGCTCACGTTACCAAACGCCAATGAGGCACTACCGGGCCGTCAGGCGTCGATGCCGGTTCCTAAACAGCATTTTGTCCTCAAAACGGCTCTGACACCTCCCTATCCGGAGGGAATGGAATTAGCTCTGTTTGGTCTAGGCTGTTTCTGGGGGGCTGAACGCTGTTTTTGGCAACTCGATGGGGTCTATAGTACTGCGGTGGGCTACGCGGCGGGTATCACCCCGAATCCGACCTACCAAGAGGTCTGTTCGGGTCAAACTGGACATAATGAGGTGGTGCGTGTGGTTTATGATCCCAAGCAGGTCAGTTATGAAACGCTGCTACGTCGGTTCTGGGAAAGCCATAATCCCACTCAGGGGATGCGTCAGGGTAATGATGTGGGAACTCAGTATCGCTCGGGGATTTATGTCTATTCTCCCGAACAGCGGCAACTGGCTGAAACCTCTCGTCAACGCTATCAGCAGGCGTTGAAAGAGGCGGGCTATGGTGAGATTACCACGGAAATTATTGAGGCTCCTGAGTTTTATTATGCTGAGGAGTATCACCAGCAATATCTGGCTAAAAATCCCAATGGCTATTGTGGACTCGGTGGCACGAATGTAAGCTGTCCTGTGGGTCTCCAACAGACGGCTTAA
- a CDS encoding N-acetylmuramoyl-L-alanine amidase, translating to MPRVHWWLSSLTSILMVAHLAPIAEAKSINPSVPEAKALGFDSTETSKSLNVAVDSQGSEDDPYLSQSPRSQVATIEAIDITVEGNRVLIRADRPLDQQSYWDRGTLAYQIEIRNARLSENFQRPDASDSEAITWIRTEQADSNTVIVRVMPAPQVSIGEINQPSPSLLSLELNGYQARNNLAAPNLGANLSNQRDVRDIPDGQIVIVLDPGHGGRDPGAVGIGGLSEIDIVNPMSHRIRDLLEEQGVRVIMTREDNRTMDLQPRVELANRVNANLFVSLHANAISMSRPDVNGIETYYFQTGEQLARTLHRSLLDATGGPDRGVRTARFYVLRHTQMPAVLLELGFVTGSQDARRLADPEYREVLSQAIARGILQYVRQHCPGRFC from the coding sequence ATGCCCAGAGTTCACTGGTGGTTATCCAGTCTCACAAGTATTTTGATGGTGGCTCACTTGGCCCCAATCGCCGAGGCCAAGTCCATCAACCCCTCAGTTCCTGAGGCAAAAGCACTTGGCTTTGACTCAACCGAAACCTCCAAATCCCTGAATGTCGCCGTGGACTCTCAAGGATCCGAGGATGACCCCTATCTCAGTCAATCGCCGCGATCGCAAGTGGCCACCATTGAGGCGATCGATATTACCGTTGAGGGCAATCGCGTCTTGATTCGTGCCGATCGCCCCCTCGATCAGCAGTCCTATTGGGATCGAGGCACGTTAGCGTATCAGATTGAGATTCGCAATGCGCGGCTGTCTGAGAATTTTCAACGTCCTGATGCCAGTGATAGTGAGGCGATCACCTGGATTCGCACAGAACAGGCGGATTCTAACACCGTCATAGTGCGGGTGATGCCGGCCCCTCAAGTCTCCATCGGCGAGATCAATCAGCCGAGTCCGAGCCTATTGTCTTTGGAACTCAACGGCTATCAAGCCCGAAATAACTTAGCAGCACCGAATTTGGGGGCTAACCTCTCAAATCAGAGGGATGTAAGGGACATCCCTGATGGCCAGATTGTGATTGTTTTAGATCCCGGTCATGGGGGTCGTGACCCAGGTGCGGTCGGCATTGGTGGACTCAGCGAGATTGATATCGTTAACCCGATGTCTCACCGCATTCGTGACTTGCTCGAAGAACAGGGGGTGCGGGTGATTATGACCCGCGAGGACAATCGCACCATGGATTTGCAACCTCGGGTTGAGTTGGCGAATCGGGTCAATGCCAATTTATTCGTGAGTTTACACGCCAATGCCATCAGCATGAGTCGCCCCGATGTCAATGGCATTGAAACTTACTATTTCCAGACTGGGGAACAGTTAGCGCGGACCCTACACCGCAGCTTGCTCGATGCCACAGGGGGCCCGGATCGGGGGGTGCGAACGGCCCGGTTCTATGTCCTACGCCATACGCAAATGCCAGCGGTGTTATTGGAGTTGGGGTTTGTCACTGGCTCTCAAGATGCGCGCCGCTTAGCCGATCCTGAGTATCGCGAAGTTCTGTCCCAGGCGATCGCCCGTGGTATTTTGCAATATGTTCGCCAGCATTGCCCTGGTCGCTTCTGTTAG
- a CDS encoding alpha/beta fold hydrolase, with translation MPYSYYPSPQPQATPLILIHGFGGSIGHWRHNLAPLSQQHPIYALDLLGFGDSSKAATRYGVPLWVEQVSDFWRLIVRRRAVWVGHSIGSLVVVLTAARHPESVRGYVAITLPDPALRRALLPSFLRPLVGAVERVFTSPLFLAPLLWLIRPPQRLRPWAQIAYENPEFVDEELLSIFSRPAYDRGAVGALSRLARAASDVEFCPPISEVIRGISVPGLLVWSKGDRMVPPKLARPEQFGQGQDKLELRELDYGGHCVHDEAAPRINAIICDWVASQFP, from the coding sequence ATCCCCTACAGCTACTATCCTAGCCCTCAGCCTCAGGCGACGCCGCTGATCTTAATCCATGGCTTTGGTGGCTCCATTGGCCATTGGCGGCATAACCTGGCGCCCTTGAGTCAGCAGCATCCCATCTATGCTTTGGATTTGTTGGGCTTCGGGGACAGCAGCAAGGCGGCGACTCGCTACGGTGTGCCGTTATGGGTTGAGCAGGTATCGGATTTTTGGCGGCTCATTGTCCGTCGTCGGGCGGTGTGGGTGGGTCATTCCATCGGCTCTCTGGTGGTCGTGCTGACGGCGGCCCGGCATCCTGAGTCCGTCCGGGGCTATGTGGCCATAACTCTCCCTGATCCTGCCCTGCGGCGGGCGCTGCTGCCGTCTTTCTTGCGGCCGCTGGTGGGGGCAGTAGAACGGGTGTTTACCTCGCCGTTGTTCCTCGCTCCCCTGCTGTGGCTAATTCGTCCGCCTCAGCGGTTACGGCCCTGGGCCCAGATTGCCTATGAGAATCCTGAGTTTGTGGATGAGGAGTTGCTGAGTATTTTCTCACGACCGGCCTATGATCGCGGTGCGGTTGGGGCCCTGTCGCGGTTAGCGCGTGCGGCCAGTGATGTGGAATTTTGCCCGCCTATTTCCGAGGTAATTCGGGGGATTTCCGTACCTGGATTATTGGTGTGGTCCAAGGGCGATCGCATGGTTCCCCCAAAACTGGCGCGCCCGGAGCAATTTGGCCAGGGTCAAGACAAGCTGGAACTACGGGAGTTAGACTATGGGGGGCATTGCGTCCATGACGAAGCCGCCCCCCGTATCAACGCCATCATCTGTGACTGGGTTGCATCTCAATTTCCATAA
- a CDS encoding 2'-5' RNA ligase family protein, with translation MVVSQQTYAIELYFDKQASAKVRQLWAQVGAIASSMAERVHSQPHLSLAVLPNADLQVLPKILDAIAQGESSFEIQFSSVGLFSTGGGVVFLAPVVTTQLLQLHQRVHQHLEEIGADAVAYYRPEAWVPHCTLARELSPPEVLEAIEVVRQNNPFFKARVCALGLVEAPPVRQICCVPFRAELDKL, from the coding sequence ATGGTGGTCTCTCAACAAACCTATGCCATTGAGCTATATTTCGATAAGCAGGCCTCGGCCAAGGTGCGTCAGCTTTGGGCCCAAGTGGGGGCGATCGCCTCGTCGATGGCTGAGCGCGTTCATAGCCAACCCCATTTAAGTCTGGCGGTGCTTCCCAATGCGGATTTGCAGGTTCTACCCAAAATCTTAGACGCCATTGCTCAAGGCGAGTCCTCCTTTGAGATTCAGTTTTCCTCCGTCGGCTTGTTTTCGACTGGGGGGGGCGTCGTCTTCCTGGCCCCGGTGGTGACAACCCAGTTACTTCAGTTACATCAACGGGTGCATCAGCATCTTGAGGAGATCGGGGCGGATGCTGTGGCCTATTACCGTCCTGAAGCCTGGGTTCCTCACTGTACCCTGGCCCGGGAGTTATCACCTCCGGAAGTCTTAGAGGCGATCGAGGTGGTTCGTCAAAATAATCCCTTTTTTAAAGCCAGAGTTTGTGCGTTAGGACTGGTGGAAGCTCCCCCAGTTCGTCAAATTTGCTGTGTCCCCTTTCGCGCTGAATTAGATAAGTTGTGA
- a CDS encoding glutamate racemase, producing MTNHNQPIGVFDSGVGGLTVLRAMYRQLPDESVLYFGDTARLPYGTRSPQEILQFVREILLWMAQSRVKMAIVACNTSSALALEAVRGEFKFPILGLILPGARAAVGYGQRIGVIATPATAASGAYRRAILEMNPSAQVWEMGCPEFVPLIEGNRIHTPQTREIIREYLQPLLAQQIDTLVYGCTHYPLLEPVLRQLLPPEVTLVDPATYVVQAAAQELDLLGLRATPGQAKTEFGVSGCPQAFANLSHQWLGFVPQVDEVVLPHVGPPSHSQESVVDEVCPVVESREAS from the coding sequence ATGACCAACCATAACCAACCGATTGGGGTTTTTGATAGCGGTGTTGGCGGTTTGACCGTTCTCCGGGCCATGTATCGACAACTGCCGGATGAGTCGGTTCTCTATTTTGGGGATACGGCTCGTCTCCCTTACGGAACGCGATCGCCCCAGGAAATTTTGCAGTTTGTGCGGGAAATCCTCCTCTGGATGGCTCAATCTCGGGTCAAAATGGCGATCGTTGCCTGTAACACCAGTTCTGCCTTAGCCCTAGAGGCGGTGCGGGGTGAGTTTAAGTTTCCCATTTTGGGGCTGATTCTACCGGGAGCGCGAGCGGCGGTGGGTTATGGACAACGCATTGGCGTGATTGCCACTCCAGCCACGGCCGCCAGTGGTGCTTATCGCCGGGCCATCTTGGAAATGAATCCTTCGGCTCAGGTTTGGGAAATGGGTTGTCCTGAGTTTGTCCCCCTGATTGAAGGGAACCGGATTCATACGCCGCAAACTCGTGAGATTATCCGTGAGTATCTGCAACCCCTTCTTGCTCAGCAGATTGATACGTTGGTCTATGGTTGCACCCATTACCCCTTACTTGAGCCGGTGTTACGGCAGCTTCTGCCTCCAGAGGTGACGTTGGTAGACCCGGCGACCTATGTGGTGCAAGCGGCGGCTCAGGAGTTAGATCTGTTGGGATTGCGAGCCACTCCTGGCCAAGCCAAAACCGAGTTTGGGGTGAGTGGCTGTCCGCAGGCCTTTGCCAATCTATCTCACCAATGGTTAGGGTTTGTGCCTCAGGTGGATGAGGTGGTGTTACCCCATGTCGGCCCCCCCAGCCATTCCCAGGAGTCGGTGGTGGATGAGGTCTGTCCGGTTGTAGAATCAAGAGAGGCGAGCTGA
- the infC gene encoding translation initiation factor IF-3, with translation MPAIGRKRQRDLPQINERIRFPQIRVIATDGEQLGIMTPADAITVAEEKDLDLVLVSDKADPPVCRIMDYGKYKFEQEKKNKEAKKKQHSSELKEVKMRYKIEDHDYMVRVKQAQRFLKSGDKVKATVMFRGREIQHTDLAYQLLERLAKDLDDMAEVQQRPKREGRSMMMMLAPKKQS, from the coding sequence ATGCCTGCAATCGGAAGAAAACGACAACGGGACTTACCCCAAATCAACGAGCGGATTCGTTTCCCCCAAATCCGGGTCATTGCCACAGACGGCGAACAGTTGGGGATTATGACACCGGCGGATGCGATTACCGTTGCCGAAGAGAAAGACTTGGACTTGGTCTTGGTCAGCGACAAGGCCGATCCCCCGGTTTGTCGCATCATGGACTATGGCAAATACAAGTTTGAGCAGGAGAAGAAAAACAAGGAAGCCAAGAAGAAACAACACTCTTCCGAACTCAAGGAAGTGAAGATGCGCTACAAAATCGAAGACCATGACTACATGGTGCGCGTCAAGCAGGCACAACGGTTCCTCAAGAGTGGCGATAAGGTCAAAGCAACCGTGATGTTCCGGGGACGGGAGATCCAACATACGGATTTGGCCTATCAACTGCTCGAACGGCTGGCCAAAGATCTCGATGATATGGCCGAGGTGCAACAACGGCCAAAACGGGAAGGACGCAGCATGATGATGATGCTGGCTCCGAAAAAACAATCTTAA